A genomic window from Silene latifolia isolate original U9 population chromosome Y, ASM4854445v1, whole genome shotgun sequence includes:
- the LOC141632367 gene encoding protein FAR-RED IMPAIRED RESPONSE 1-like, with product MYGKRHKWIPAYFRDLPLGCHLKTTQRSESQNSYFKRFDSIDGTLVEFWLCFHSAMEQQRYNHRFLDAASDSTLPQEFQEQVQMAPCSCAVRGFSEQGNMHIINVEDAYRKHRIFQNAVAHNNESKETTCTCKMFERKGILCKHIIWIISGKGLQSIPEQRHRN from the exons ATGTATGGCAAAAGGCACAAATGGATACCTGCTTACTTTAGGGATTTGCCTTTAGGCTGCCATTTGAAGACtacacaaagatcagagagtcAAAACAGTTATTTCAAAAGATTTGATAGCATAGATGGCACACTTGTAGAATTTTGGTTGTGTTTTCATAGTGCAATGGAACAACAACGCTATAATCATAGATTTCTTGATGCTGCAAGTGACAGCACATTGCCACAG GAGTTCCAAGAGCAAGTGCAAATGGCTCCTTGTTCGTGTGCCGTTAGGGGGTTTTCTGAGCAAGGAAACATGCACATTATAAATGTTGAAGATGCCTACAGGAAGCATAGAATATTCCAG AATGCAGTTGCTCACAATAATGAATCAAAGGAAACAACATGTACGTGCAAGATGTTTGAGAGGAAAGGAATCCTTTGTAAACACATTATATGGATTATATCGGGAAAAGGACTGCAAAGCATACCGGAGCAAAGACATCGAAACTAG